One window of Sulfurospirillum sp. 1612 genomic DNA carries:
- a CDS encoding ComEC/Rec2 family competence protein yields the protein MEALPLFTNKKEVIATFVILGFLFLCSLGFEYYHYKQLIKYPTHTTEAKVLNHYTKVNKNGKTYDVFKLKSHDGYRFYTISWKPKNVAIAQNVFVKFKTNQIDFMGYLKSFFAQSIYLNPIKTTTKTALYQVKNYVKNQHKTKETQEIFAALFFSSAISKITRDKIQKLGISHLIAISGFHLGLLSMILFLLLTPLYTFFQNRYAPYRNRTADLSIVIFVILFFYMDLINFSPSFLRSFVMAVFGFFLFSRHIKIISFLTLLLSVCFILVLFPGLMFSIAFWFSVSGVFYIFLFLKYFATLPKVWVFILLNFWVYLAMLPIVHYVFPVFTPLQLFSPLLSMLFTLFYPLELFLHLIGYGGLLDKEIVYLLDLKTHFYEIMTPFWFLILYLLLSVLGIFYRRFTLMILLFALGIFLV from the coding sequence ATGGAAGCACTACCTCTTTTTACCAACAAAAAAGAGGTAATTGCCACCTTTGTCATATTGGGTTTTCTCTTTCTATGCTCTTTAGGATTTGAATATTATCACTACAAACAACTGATCAAATATCCCACGCATACAACAGAAGCCAAAGTTTTAAATCACTATACAAAAGTCAATAAAAATGGCAAGACTTATGATGTTTTCAAGTTAAAAAGTCATGATGGTTATCGTTTTTATACGATTTCATGGAAACCTAAAAACGTCGCCATTGCGCAGAACGTTTTTGTAAAATTCAAAACCAATCAGATTGATTTCATGGGATATTTAAAAAGCTTTTTTGCGCAAAGTATTTATCTTAATCCCATAAAAACAACCACGAAAACTGCCTTGTATCAGGTGAAAAACTATGTCAAAAATCAGCACAAAACTAAAGAGACCCAAGAGATATTTGCGGCACTCTTTTTCTCTTCTGCCATTAGTAAAATAACGCGCGATAAGATACAAAAGCTTGGTATCTCGCATTTGATTGCCATCAGTGGGTTTCATCTGGGTTTATTGAGTATGATTTTGTTTTTGTTATTGACACCACTTTATACATTTTTTCAAAATCGTTATGCTCCGTATCGGAATCGCACCGCAGATCTCTCCATCGTGATTTTTGTTATACTCTTTTTTTATATGGATTTGATTAATTTTTCGCCTTCTTTTTTACGCTCATTTGTGATGGCCGTTTTCGGCTTTTTTCTTTTCAGTCGGCATATTAAAATTATCTCATTTTTAACGCTACTTTTGAGTGTGTGTTTTATCTTGGTACTTTTTCCTGGATTGATGTTTTCGATTGCATTTTGGTTTTCAGTCAGTGGTGTTTTTTATATTTTTCTGTTTTTAAAATACTTTGCCACACTGCCTAAAGTGTGGGTTTTCATCTTATTGAATTTTTGGGTTTATCTTGCGATGTTGCCGATTGTTCATTATGTTTTTCCTGTCTTTACTCCCTTGCAACTCTTCTCGCCACTTCTTAGTATGCTATTTACACTGTTTTATCCATTGGAGCTTTTTTTGCATTTGATTGGTTATGGAGGATTATTGGATAAAGAGATCGTCTATTTACTCGATTTAAAGACGCATTTTTATGAGATCATGACACCGTTTTGGTTTTTGATTTTGTATCTTTTACTCTCCGTCTTGGGGATTTTCTATCGGCGTTTTACTCTCATGATACTCCTCTTTGCCCTGGGCATATTCCTCGTTTAA
- the ispG gene encoding flavodoxin-dependent (E)-4-hydroxy-3-methylbut-2-enyl-diphosphate synthase: MIQRYKTKQIHVGGVAIGGDAPIPVQSMTFSKTRDVDATVDQIRRLTFAGCDIVRVAVPDYEDARALKAIKEQINIPLVADIHFNYRLALIAAEVVDCIRINPGNIGEKSRVKEVVKACEANNIPIRIGVNSGSLEEQFEIKYGATPKGMVESALYNIKYLEDLGFSNLKVSLKASDVQRTVEAYRMLRPLVAYPFHLGVTEAGTLFHSTVKSSIALGSLLLEGIGDTMRVSITGELEEEIKVAKAILKDSGISKSGLNIISCPTCGRIEANLVKAVTEVEARTRHISAPLNVSVMGCVVNAIGEAKGADVAIAYGKGQGLIMRKGEIVAKLKEDELVARFLEEVEQAAKEYEADAKLA; encoded by the coding sequence ATGATTCAAAGATACAAGACAAAACAGATTCATGTCGGAGGGGTTGCCATCGGAGGCGATGCGCCGATTCCGGTGCAATCGATGACTTTTTCAAAAACACGAGATGTTGATGCTACGGTCGATCAAATCAGACGACTTACCTTTGCCGGATGTGATATCGTGCGTGTTGCGGTACCTGATTATGAAGATGCCCGGGCACTCAAAGCCATCAAGGAGCAGATTAATATCCCCCTTGTTGCAGATATTCACTTTAATTATCGCTTGGCCTTGATTGCCGCAGAAGTGGTCGATTGTATCCGTATCAACCCCGGAAATATTGGTGAAAAAAGTAGAGTCAAAGAAGTGGTAAAGGCATGTGAGGCCAACAATATCCCCATTCGCATCGGTGTCAATAGTGGCTCATTAGAAGAGCAATTTGAGATCAAATATGGCGCGACACCCAAAGGGATGGTAGAATCTGCACTTTATAATATCAAATATCTTGAAGATTTAGGATTTAGCAATCTCAAAGTCTCTCTCAAAGCCAGTGATGTGCAACGCACCGTAGAGGCTTATCGTATGTTGCGCCCTTTGGTGGCGTATCCGTTTCATCTAGGAGTCACAGAAGCAGGGACGCTGTTTCACTCTACCGTGAAATCCTCCATCGCGCTTGGGTCTTTATTGCTAGAAGGAATTGGCGATACGATGCGTGTGTCGATTACCGGAGAATTAGAAGAAGAGATCAAAGTGGCCAAAGCGATTTTGAAAGATAGTGGTATTTCCAAAAGTGGACTCAATATCATCTCCTGTCCCACTTGTGGTAGGATTGAGGCTAATTTAGTCAAAGCTGTCACTGAAGTGGAAGCGCGAACGAGGCATATTAGTGCGCCGCTAAATGTCTCCGTGATGGGTTGCGTGGTCAATGCCATCGGTGAGGCCAAAGGTGCGGATGTTGCAATTGCCTATGGAAAAGGGCAGGGTCTTATCATGAGGAAGGGCGAGATTGTAGCTAAACTCAAAGAAGATGAATTAGTAGCGCGTTTTTTAGAAGAAGTGGAACAAGCAGCAAAGGAGTATGAAGCAGATGCAAAACTTGCATAA
- the glcD gene encoding glycolate oxidase subunit GlcD, whose translation MKTEHIDYFKSIVGKENVYDDKAHMLAYSYDATRNHYEPDAVVFPRNEEDVSRVLKYCNDNRIVITPRGAGSGFTGGALPANGGIILGLEKHMNQILEIDMENLVAVVQPGVINMDLQRAVEKRGLFYPPDPASQDYSTLGGNVSENAGGMRAAKYGITKDFVMALRAVLPNGEIIRAGKRTIKDVAGYNIAGILIASEGTLAVITEITLKLLAKPKRSKSAMGIFPSVQKAMEAVFKTMASGVTPVAMEFLDNLSIRAVEQKFHKGLPVDAGAILITDVDGNLEEELDGQLEIIERSFKENGCSEFKIAKDQEESAALWFARRNASQSITIYGSKKLNEDITVPRSKLPALLEAIDKISKKYNVKVPCFGHTGDGNVHTNVMVDGSDEAQLRIGHEAIVEIFKATVERGGTLSGEHGIGLSKAPYMNLAFSDAEMELFRSVKKAFDPNNILNPNKMGL comes from the coding sequence ATGAAAACAGAACATATAGATTATTTTAAAAGTATTGTAGGGAAAGAGAATGTTTATGATGATAAAGCGCATATGCTCGCATACTCTTATGATGCCACGCGTAATCATTATGAGCCCGATGCTGTCGTTTTTCCAAGAAACGAAGAAGATGTCAGTCGTGTTTTAAAATATTGTAATGACAATCGCATCGTCATTACCCCACGGGGCGCAGGAAGTGGCTTCACAGGAGGCGCATTACCGGCAAATGGCGGTATCATCTTGGGGCTTGAAAAGCACATGAATCAGATTCTTGAAATCGACATGGAAAATCTCGTCGCCGTCGTACAACCGGGTGTGATTAACATGGATTTGCAACGAGCCGTAGAGAAAAGAGGACTCTTTTATCCTCCAGATCCTGCAAGCCAAGATTATTCTACACTTGGTGGCAATGTGAGTGAAAATGCAGGCGGTATGCGTGCTGCGAAGTATGGTATTACTAAAGATTTCGTAATGGCATTGCGTGCTGTTCTTCCAAATGGAGAGATTATCCGTGCCGGAAAGCGCACTATCAAGGATGTTGCCGGTTATAATATCGCCGGTATTTTAATAGCGAGCGAAGGTACACTTGCTGTCATCACAGAGATTACCCTCAAACTCCTTGCAAAGCCAAAACGCTCCAAAAGTGCTATGGGAATTTTCCCAAGCGTGCAAAAAGCGATGGAAGCTGTTTTTAAAACTATGGCTTCAGGTGTCACACCTGTCGCGATGGAATTTTTGGACAACCTTAGTATCCGAGCTGTGGAGCAAAAATTTCACAAAGGCTTGCCCGTAGATGCCGGCGCCATCTTAATTACCGATGTCGATGGAAACTTAGAAGAAGAGCTCGATGGGCAGTTAGAAATCATTGAAAGAAGTTTTAAAGAGAACGGTTGTAGTGAATTTAAAATCGCCAAAGACCAAGAAGAATCCGCCGCACTGTGGTTTGCTAGACGTAATGCAAGCCAGAGTATCACCATCTATGGCAGTAAAAAGCTCAATGAAGATATCACCGTACCAAGAAGCAAACTCCCAGCACTCCTTGAGGCTATCGATAAAATATCTAAAAAATACAATGTTAAAGTCCCCTGTTTTGGGCATACTGGTGATGGCAATGTCCATACCAACGTCATGGTGGATGGCAGTGATGAAGCGCAACTTCGCATCGGTCATGAGGCCATTGTCGAGATTTTCAAAGCCACGGTCGAACGGGGGGGAACCCTCAGTGGAGAACACGGTATTGGTCTTAGCAAAGCCCCTTATATGAATCTGGCTTTTAGCGATGCTGAGATGGAACTGTTTCGATCAGTCAAAAAGGCCTTTGACCCCAACAACATACTCAATCCAAACAAAATGGGATTATGA
- a CDS encoding YihY family inner membrane protein, whose translation MDFARLWKTLKKMEDKELAHYASSLSFHTILSLIPILLISFSIFTKMPSFKEQYGKIQAFIFNSMIPTQQDTITQYLNKFMENTGSMGTVGLIFVLYVSIMFFFDYEKIVSSIFKVKTRTLWESLTTYWTMITLMPLGLAISFYFSKVAQDFLSKSSYTDSINIYAIFPYFIIWFLFFIMYIISSNVKVNKKMVIIASFVASLVWYISKSLFVFYVTYNQTYLSIYGSFSIVMFFFLWIYFSWLIYLYGMKLYCVLNEEYAQGKEEYHESKTPIENPQDGE comes from the coding sequence ATGGATTTCGCAAGATTGTGGAAAACGCTCAAAAAGATGGAGGATAAAGAGCTCGCTCATTATGCTTCCTCTCTTAGTTTTCACACTATCTTGTCTTTGATCCCGATTCTTTTGATTAGTTTTAGTATTTTTACCAAGATGCCAAGCTTCAAAGAGCAATACGGCAAAATTCAAGCCTTTATCTTCAATTCTATGATTCCCACACAACAAGATACTATCACCCAATATCTCAACAAATTCATGGAAAATACCGGCAGTATGGGTACGGTGGGGCTTATTTTTGTTTTATATGTCTCCATCATGTTCTTTTTTGATTATGAGAAAATCGTCAGCTCCATCTTTAAGGTCAAAACGCGAACCTTATGGGAATCACTTACCACCTATTGGACGATGATTACCTTGATGCCACTGGGACTGGCTATATCCTTTTACTTCTCCAAAGTTGCACAAGATTTTCTCTCCAAAAGCAGCTATACCGATTCGATTAATATCTATGCCATTTTTCCTTATTTTATCATCTGGTTTTTATTTTTTATCATGTATATCATCTCCTCCAACGTTAAAGTCAATAAAAAGATGGTCATCATCGCATCTTTTGTCGCCTCTTTAGTGTGGTATATCTCCAAGAGTCTCTTTGTCTTTTATGTGACTTACAATCAAACGTATCTTAGTATTTATGGCTCTTTTAGTATTGTGATGTTTTTCTTTTTGTGGATCTACTTTTCGTGGTTGATTTATCTCTATGGCATGAAACTCTATTGTGTTTTAAACGAGGAATATGCCCAGGGCAAAGAGGAGTATCATGAGAGTAAAACGCCGATAGAAAATCCCCAAGACGGAGAGTAA
- a CDS encoding replicative DNA helicase: MQNLHNINIERSVLSSILFDPGIFEDIAALLKPQDFYLPSHKFIYEAMLECEREDLPIDEEFIKKKLNQDNRFDEDAMLEIISTNPLPATKAYIEEIREKSIKRELIELTTQIKEVTVEQDLPSHDVVDLVQQKLYQITQETGAKEFREAEEMSKATIAHILEMKKRGNLGVVGLDTGFNKLNQLTTGFGDGDLIIVAARPAMGKTAFCLNLAQNALDDNKGVAIFSLEMPAEQLMLRMFSAKTSIPLQKIKVGDLNDDEWSRLSGAADEISQKEFYVDDNGNVDIHKVRAKLRKLKTQHPEISLAIIDYLQLMSGNGNKDRHLEVSDISRGLKLLARELEIPIIALSQLNRGLESRGDKRPMLSDLRESGAIEQDADIILFVYRDDVYRVREEKEKEQRARQEGKEYKSNFFEKPEEEAEVIIGKNRNGPIGVANMIFQKNCTRFVDAGGVPIEIVYANSDKKEANISIPKI, translated from the coding sequence ATGCAAAACTTGCATAATATCAATATTGAACGCTCCGTCTTAAGTTCGATTTTATTTGATCCAGGAATTTTTGAAGATATTGCCGCGCTTTTAAAACCACAAGATTTTTATCTCCCAAGCCATAAATTTATCTATGAAGCGATGTTGGAGTGTGAGCGCGAAGATTTACCGATTGATGAAGAGTTTATCAAAAAGAAATTAAATCAAGATAATCGTTTTGATGAAGATGCGATGTTGGAGATTATCTCCACCAATCCGCTTCCTGCGACCAAAGCTTACATCGAAGAGATTCGAGAAAAATCAATCAAACGAGAGTTGATTGAGCTCACCACCCAAATCAAAGAGGTCACGGTGGAGCAAGATTTGCCTTCTCATGATGTGGTGGATTTGGTGCAACAAAAACTCTATCAAATCACGCAAGAAACCGGAGCGAAAGAGTTTCGAGAAGCCGAAGAAATGTCAAAAGCTACCATTGCCCATATTTTAGAGATGAAAAAACGTGGCAACCTCGGCGTGGTAGGACTCGATACCGGTTTTAATAAGCTCAATCAGCTTACGACGGGTTTTGGAGATGGTGATCTTATTATCGTGGCGGCAAGACCGGCGATGGGAAAGACGGCGTTTTGTCTCAATCTCGCTCAAAATGCTCTAGATGATAATAAAGGGGTGGCTATATTTTCCCTAGAAATGCCAGCAGAGCAGTTGATGTTACGGATGTTTAGTGCCAAAACATCGATCCCGTTGCAGAAGATCAAAGTCGGTGATCTCAATGATGATGAGTGGAGCAGACTCTCAGGTGCAGCAGATGAAATCTCTCAAAAAGAGTTTTATGTTGATGATAATGGAAATGTTGATATTCATAAAGTCAGAGCCAAACTAAGAAAACTCAAGACCCAACATCCTGAAATCTCTTTGGCAATTATCGATTATTTGCAATTGATGAGTGGTAATGGAAACAAAGATAGGCACCTTGAAGTCAGTGATATCAGTCGGGGTTTGAAGCTTTTAGCCAGAGAGTTAGAGATTCCGATTATCGCGCTTTCCCAGCTAAACCGAGGTTTGGAGAGTCGTGGTGATAAGCGTCCGATGCTAAGTGACCTTAGGGAATCAGGAGCGATTGAACAAGATGCGGATATTATTTTGTTTGTTTATCGTGATGATGTTTATCGGGTGAGAGAAGAGAAAGAAAAAGAGCAACGTGCGAGACAAGAGGGTAAAGAGTACAAAAGTAACTTTTTTGAAAAACCCGAAGAAGAGGCTGAAGTCATTATCGGTAAAAATAGAAATGGTCCTATTGGGGTGGCCAATATGATATTTCAAAAAAATTGCACCCGATTTGTGGATGCCGGTGGAGTGCCTATTGAAATAGTTTATGCGAACTCTGATAAAAAAGAGGCCAATATCTCCATACCAAAGATATAA